The sequence CTGTCATGTCACTTTTGGCTTCAAACGCACACATCTTTGAAGCCAATTTGGCTTCTATTTGAAGATGCTGATGTTTTTGAGAAAAGAGTCCATACAGAAACcatgtttgatgttttattaaaatgtaaattaaacatCAGTCGGTGCTCAGGCCTAACCCATTCCCCTCCCCGACCATATTCTTATCACAAGGTTTTACAGATGGCAgtgatgtgtgtctgtctgaccAGGGGACGCTCATCAGctcaacaaaaaacagagaaactACGGTCTTCATCCATAGCCTTTATTGGAAATTCTTTACATGTGAATCCTCTGAACCTGCCCAACCCCAACTTTAGagactataaatatatatataaaaaaggaaGTGTAAAAGACTTTTTGCAGTTCCTCCAAGAACAAAGAAAGCATTTACAGTCAGGTCTCAACTTGAGAAGGGCAGTAACCTTTTGTTTGTTCATTGAAATGTCAATCATCTACAACAGTGATTTTATAATCATGTCAGGAACAAATCcgaatttaaacaaaaataataggAGGGGTGGGGTCGGAATCAGTGGCCAAATGAAATCAGTTAGGTCTTGATGACAGCACTAGAAAAACAGGAGACCAGCACagtacagacatacagacattaGAGGGTCgcattatatatattttctgcaTACTCAAAAGGTTTTTTAAGTTGTCTGTGTAGAAGGTGTTGTAGAGCCAAAATACACCAGCACTATGAAGCTCCCCGTCCAAAAGCAGTGTGTTACAGCAGTCCAGCTAACAGCACTGTCAAGGAATTATCAGgaaacagacgggacaaaaagTTTTCAGAGAGCAGGAGTAGAGCACCGCCTGGTGACTGAACCAGGACATGCAGGGAAAACTTCATTTTGCATCTTATGAGCCGTTTACCCGCGCAActcctttatttaaaaaaaaaagaaaaaaaagaagaaaaaaaaaagagtgacttTAGGTGtttgttacaaaatgtacaCGTGACAATGAAAAGTGAACCAACTCCTGACATGTTCTCTGCATTGACTAGGAGAGCCCTGGATAAACCTCGCCATTTATTGGATATGATTAAGATCAACAAGTTATCATTTACAATACcaaataaaatgtgcaaaaaatatcaaatattcaaaaatgCCCATTTTCTTAACAAACGTTACATTTGTGATTTTGAACACtgtttacaaaaatgtttatgCACATAATTTCATTAAAGTCTGGTCCTGCAGCTGCTGGCATAATAGGTGCACTTTGCACGAGAGGAGTGCAAACTGACGGAGCATTGAGGTACAGGTTCTTTTAAAGTGGCAGGGCActacagaggaggaaaggctGGTCAGCTCTTCACATCAAGGATGAGACTCCAAGTCGGGTCCCTGTCTTTGAAAACATCTTGGCACTAAGAGCTGAGTTGAACATTGTGTTTTTAGCACTAAAGTGATGCAACTATATGTGTGACGTGCAGTCTGAACCCAGCTTTTGACAATAAATCTGCACCTgggtagaaagaaaaaaaaaaaaattataccaACTAGTAAAAATCCTACCATGTTTGTCTAAAGACTTGCATTTGACTAAAGATAATGTTGATGTCAAGATGCTTATAGTACTAAGAGGGATTTACAGGTGACAGGAAAATTTTATATCAGCTGTCAGTgctgtttttaagccaaggaaGCTTTTGGCTACATGGACACCATCTCTTTAACAAAGAAGTACTTTAAGTCAGTGAAAACACCATGACTTGTAACAGCTAGACAAGTGATGGCTGGACTTTGTGTGTCAGGAGTAAAGACAGACCGCCGATTACACTGTACTGGTGTTTGGTGAGcgcaaatataaaaataaagcagttcACGGGACAACATTTTAAGTCAAATTACACATGTGTGAGGTTGTCGAAGTGGAACTGAAATTCAAATCAAAGAGTCTTAAGAGCTATGAGGACCCACCCATTATCTCAAATGTCTCATTTTTCTTGTCTagaagaagagggaaaaaaaattaaacttggtacaaatataaatcagttttcttttgttgttttttaaaatatgaacaGAAATTTAGTAACACAAAAAAGTCCTTCTGAGGATTAAGTCCCGCTGGCTGAGGAGGAGGTGATGGAGGGGTCTTGATCATTTTTAGAAGACCGGGACAGAAATTTTAAAGCAAAGAGAcgaccaaacaaacaaaaatctcCCTGGTCTTCAAGAGCGCTTCTGTCTCTTGGAATGTCGCTGCTGGCTGGACCGGTCTTCGTCGCTGCTCGCCCCCCCAGCATCGCCCCGGCCCCCCCGCTGACGAGTTCTCCGTGTGTCCCGCTCGCCATCGCTATCCTGCTCCCTGTAATCCTTCCTGCCTGAGGTGGTAGAGGTCCGCTTACTTCTCCTCTTGCCAttatcatcctcctcctcatcgcCACTCTCGCTCTCCTCTTCCCTTCGTCCCTGAACATTTCTGGTTTTCTTCCTGTTTGATTTGCCATTCTgaatcttcttcttcttggtttcctcttcatcctcctcagcttcttcctcctcttcctcagatGTTGCAGGGGCTTGGCTGACGCGTTTGCGTGACCGCCGGCGGAGGTAGCTGAGGCCAGGCAGCAGCTTTTGGAGCAGCTCAACGAACGACTGCTCTGTCTTGACCATGCAGGAGAGGACGCTGCTGCCCTGCTGGTTGTACTCCTCTGCGTTGGAGAAGACTAGTTTCAGGTCTTCCAGGAAATCCTGGCCGTGACGATACAAGCCCTGGCTGAACTTTCCCAGCATTGTTTGGAAATCCATGGGCTGGGAGATGATGTCCAGGTAGTCCTCTGCCTCCTCCGTGGACACAGGCTCCCTGTACGAGAAGCCGAACGGTAGAAGAGGGCCACGTTAGGCTACAGGTTAAGATCATATTCATTCTTGATGTCAAAGTCATTCAGGTAGTAGGATATGTCGATTTACTAAAACAAACTCAGAAGCTAATTTGTGATTAATTCATGGGTCTAAAGATATGCAACAACACTGGCCGCATATCTGTCAAGGGTAATCTGGTAATATTGTTGTAGACTCAAAAGCCACATGTTAAACGTTTAATTCAGAAGATCTTAATCTTTCAGTCTTAGTGATATCATACATGTTGAATGTACTGGGGATGGGGTGTCAAGATCTTAAGAAATGATGACACCCTGACAGACTAATTTTGGGTTTCTACCAAAACAAGAAATGTTATgcaaacaaacataaatatatcacaATTTATTACTCCTAGATGTAAACACTTTTCTCCCACATGCAAGTAGCTGGTGCTGCTCCAGAGTACTTCCTAAACTAAAGTAGGCTAAATGCAATGTCCATTCAAACATTCAGATTATGTCCTTTGCTCACCTGAAAGGCCAGCTGTAGCGGAATTTCATCAGTTTCTTGAGGATTTCCTCGCACCTCTCCAGCTCCAGTGCCTGCCTGCGCACTCCTGATAGGGAGCTCTGTCGCACCTTCAGAAACCACGCACACGGACAACAATTAGAACAAACTTATTTATTCTAGGCTGTCAATGAcaatgtctgtctctttctgggATTTAGATCAACTCTTGCCCTCACGTTTAGCATTATAAATCTATTCTTTAATTCTTATAAGAAGACCTAGCTTCTGTATGCGGGTGTCCTGCTGGTTTCTTACCAGTTCATCAATGTCTGCAGGGCTGCTGGGGCCAGTCCTCTGTTTGCTGCTCTGACTACTTGAAGACGACTGCTTCTTGGGTTTACTTTTTGAACTTTTCTGCCGAGACGAAGACTGCTTAATTTTCTTCCTTGGTCTCACTGTGAAGATATAATGAGGTGATcaggacaagaagaagaagaggtcGGAGtcaagtgaaaaagaaaaggaaccCTAGTGGAAACAGTTTTATATGCACCAaaaaggcattaaaaaaaaaaaaaaaaaatctgaaacttTGCCATGAGAAATCAACATTAACTGTTGGAGGATATTGTTTCTAAGTTACAATTACTAAACCATTAATGCTTAATTGTtcgttgtgttgttgtttacacattatattatatatatatatatatatatatatatagaaaaatCAGACCACCTCCAGTGTGCTATGCTGTAGACTATTGCAAAGTCTCACGCTAGAAATAATAAGAAATCCGTTCTGAGATTCTCTTTCAAACTATTGACGCATAAAAGTTCTTAATTGTCATCCTTAACATGCACGCTTGAACTGACAGAGGGGATCATCCTGCCACATACTTTGAGTGAAGCCAGAGTGAGACATGGCTTCAAAGCACAAGGTCCAGACCTGCACTGTgctacatgaaaacacacagacaatagAGACAGGGGCTGTTATTCCCTGTCAGCATTCTCCTCATTCACAACCTTTAACAACCCCATTTTCCAAAACCAACTGTGACTCGTTCTTTTAGACGACTAAATTTATTTGTtgtattctttgttttgtgcccttgtttttaaatacaaaatggaACATTTTGATGACGCAAGGATTCCAGTCTGGAGTTGGTACATAGAAGTCAAAAGAGACATTTGGCCGCTCCTCCTTAACTTATCCAGGTGGAAACCCTAATGATGAACCATTGAGCCGTCACTGAGCCGAGGCAATTTTGTGAACCCTGAACTTAATTTGCTCCCGCTGATACTCACAGCTGTGACCCATGGCTTTGTAGTCATTctcttcctcatcctcttcctcttcctcagacTCCTCCTCTTCAGactcctcctcgtcctcttcttcatcatctgTGTCTTGGTTGTAGTTCCTGCAATAGAGGTTGCCAATCAAAAACCTTTACATGGATGACAGAGACAGAATATGGTCTGTAGTTGGAAAATAAGCAAGATTTACTTTAGAGGTTTTGTtaaaatttagaaaaacaatcatttaattttgatatGTCAAATAATATGTAGTCTCACTAATACTAGAGCCAGTGCGCTACCCTTTACCTGCCAATTTACATTTTGTGGCTGGGGTTATGCACAGTGAGGAGAGTACAAACCTTACGGCTGCTTTAAAAATATGCAGACTTTTAAAAACAGTGGGGGGAAAAATACATCAGAAACCTGCATAGCACAATATATCCAGCTTCATTTAGGTCTACAGTCATTTTAAGTGAAAACGTCTTTGTATGCACACAtccaaaaaaaagttgattgtAAAATGACAGATTGCCACTGTATATGCTCCACTATTTACTGTACAGTACTCatttatgtgacaaataaaaatattgtatttttagtCAAAGACAAATGTGTTACTGCACACAAATTAAATGCTATTTCTACGTCTACATGAAATCTTAACAGTTTACATTGACAATGAAGGTGTGCGGCGGACAGTTACCGTAAACGGGAGCCGCGTCTGGCCACAGTGGGCTGGCAGGCCGGGCACAGCCACTCTCCGTCAGGAATGCGGTACAGGGCCGGTCGCAGACAGAACAGGTGGAAGGCCTTGTTGCACTCGTCACAGAGGATGAGTTTCTCATCGTCACCTGGAAGAGGATCAACATTTACCATAGGACTGGATAAAGAAGGCATTTTTAAACCAATTTCCTGGTTTTACCTAAAATGTATTCAGTATGTCCACATTTCTGTTCCTGTATTCTCTCCCTGAAAAGGCCAACAAACTGTGCAAGTAACCAAGTTTTTGATTGTCATGTTATCACTACAGGTTCACCTGTTGGCCTGTGGTTCTGCCAGCTCAGCATGTAGACCTGCCTTACACTACTAGTCTGCCCTGCTCTGAGCCTGTCGCTGCTGCCCTGTTTGGATCTGGGTCTAGACTCCATCAGCTTCAGCACAGATGGGCTCTGCCTGAGCACTAGACAGGAGGCAGAAGAGTAGTGGTGTAGCAATGCTTCACTCAAACTGCAACTCAACAATTCAGCACAGCCATTAGTAAGGACCGACTGTTGTACTGACTGTGTCTTCATGAAAAAAAGCCATAAGAAACCGTATTTATTAGAAAGGCCCCAGTTGTGGTGCTGTAGTTCTGTTTAGGTGAAAAGGGTTATTTGTCCCATTATTGGTCAAGGAAAGCCATGTTACAACAAACCTTTCTATGTCATTTAAGCCATGACACTCTCATAGGCTGCAAATAATTTACAGCTAATTCTTTTCTTTGAGACCAAATGAGAGAGACAACAGCAGAAAACTGTCCTTACCTTTCCTGCGACAGACTTTGCAGCGAGCGTTCTCGGCAGACATGTCCCACTTTATGCAAGCGTCCAACATTCCCAGCAGGACGTGCATGCGGGAAAAGGTCTGGGCCTCTCGGATGGCAGTCTTCCACTTCTCTACCGCTGTAGCCACCTAAGAGGAAAAGCCCAGACTTGTTTAAGTCAGCGGAACTTTACATGAAGAAAGAGTTTAATTGTGATAGCTCTGTCTGTATGAGTCTTCAGTGAGTTTCAAGAGCAAACATCAGCttctcaattcaattttattttatgtgtccATCTCATAGCTCTGTTTTCttgcagatatttttttttttttttttaattacaaaaacatatttcaggAGCTTTGACATTAATGCGCTTTAGCAAGAGTTATGACCATGATACCTGTGCAAACCTCCCCAGTGAAAATCAGACAATCCCAACATTCAGTGACTTTTTAAATGGAACCTGTTTACATTTGAGACACAAACTTAAAAGTAAACTTGAATATGGCAACTCTGTTCTCTTACCCTAGCCTCTTCTGCTAGTCTCTTCTCCTCGTCCACCTCTTCAGCCTTGCTGCTTTCCTCCCCTCcttgctttttcttctttttctgcttAGGGGCCATGAATCCTTGCAGGAACTTTTTAATTACACAGGCCTGAATGGTGATGATGCATTCGCCAAAGTCTTTCAAGCTCTCCATGTCTTTTAACTGTGAATAGAGGATGAAACAGATCAGTTATCAATTACAATCCCAAAGTTTAGTGGACGACACTGACAAACTCTTAAACCTTGtgtaacaacacaaaacacacagcctCGATGGTGGTGTAGCGTATTAGTAGTGGTTCATTTTATTTAAGACAATTtattggggcattttaggcctttatgtgGATAGGACAGACTTGAAATGGGAGAGGGAAggggaatgatatgcagcaaagggccgcaggtcaaagtcaaacctgcggccactgcgtcgaggagtaacccTCTATAGATGGGCCACTACAATACCAGATGAGCAAACCAGGCGCCCATAGTTTTTCTTCATATGCTTTCTGCATAATTTTCTCTTCAAATCACCCGTTTCCTCAACCGATTACACTCATCTGTATGATCAAAATAGCACTTTATTTTGCACACATTTATGTTtaatgcttgtttgtttttttaattttcaggtTGTGACAGAAGGTTGAACACAGTCACTCACCCCAAGAAAGAATGTTCTCAATCGTCAGTGAACATTAATGTTGAAATTCCAGGGCTACAGATATTGTATGTAGCCAGACAAACTACTCACCTGATCTTCAATGTCTATGTTGTCATCTAGGTATCCCAGGCCTCCCTTCTGGAGTCTTGAGGCTACCTCCTGGATGTCACTGCGCAGGTAATTGAGCAGCTCTGTGTAGCCATCACAGGTCCTAAGGGCCATTTTGCTTTTACGTGTCAGATGGACTGAGTGGAGGATGTCCTGGTACCTGAAACAGGGAAGGGAGAGCTTTGTATTCAGCTGATgcgtttttttaacccttttttgtatttattttaaactttttaataaCCTACAAGCTtgctgcaacaacaaaaaaaaagctttaaatagCACCTGTTGGATCACTCCAACAGAGCCCTAAAAGCTGGTAACACCAGGCAATGCTTTAGCAGCGCAGTACGAGCGGATGCTTGCATGTTTGTTAGCGTACTTGTTTCTTATGAGTGCACACACCTGCTTTGTATCTTTGCTTTCAGTTCACTCTCTCTAACCCCCTGAGGATGAAGACTTTCCACTAGTTCTTCCAGCTCAGCTGTGCTTTCACATACAAACCTGTATTCAGAGGAACCACAATTAGGGAAAGAATatgttgtaataaaaaaaaaaaaaaggaaaaaaatccatCAAATGAAAGAAGAATTTAGAAACAAAGATCATACCAGAGGTTCTGTCCCTGGTTGGGAACAGTAGTTTCTATACAGATGTCTGGTGCTGTCCCCTGCTGGGCTCCCTCACAAATTGCACCATCTATACTGCCATCGTCCTTTTCAGCTCCTACAACATGAACAAGaattacaaaatatttgtatgactttatgaaaaaaaagtcaaagatttGACCAAAACGGCAAATGAATTTATCTACACAAAAACCTGTCCACCAAGAAAAACTAAACAATTAGAGTCGCTAAGAACCATTTTTAAGTTGTTACCAATATATGAGATTTTATATTTGGGACCAATATCAGCCAATATTAACTTTTTAGCAttaacacaaacattttgacaAGGATACCTTGCACTTAAGTAACCATACCTTGTGAATCATTAACAGCGGCCGACTCgtcatcctcttcctcttccatgTCAGGATCAGCTGGTTTGTCCTCCGGTGGAGGGGTGAAGCTGTAGTTGATGCTTTCATGCACCCAGCCTTTCTCAATGTACAGACCAGGGACCACGTCAGAGAAAAGCCAGTatctgaaaagaaaacatcaagCAACCGGGGTTATAATTTATTTAGGTTATTCATTGAAATCCCCTGACTCCTAACGCTATTTATCTGTTTATAATCTTTTCAAATGTTTGTGTGCAGCACTAACCGGTTATGACTTCTGTCAGTACCCAGTGGGGTCCTGCGCATGACAAGTCTGGCTTTGGTTATACCATCCTGAAAGGCCCTTTCTACAGCAGCCCTCTGTTTACGCATCCGCTCCTCTTCAGCCTCCTTCTCCATGCGCTCTTTGGGGGAATAACACAGTAGAGTGAGGTATACAGACTTAAGAATTAGTTATTAATGATAAACTGGCTACACTCTAAATGACACATTCCTACAAGATCTCAGTGGTGGAGAAACTAAGTACTGAGAGAACAAAATCAAATTGTGTCACACAATACATGGTTAGCTTGCCAGttaaccaattttttttttttatagcataTTTGGATTATGTGCTCCACTCCCTGCTAGAAAAGTTTACCTTTGTTCTGCCTGTCCatttcctccttctccttcttggCCTGCATGGACATCAGCCGCCGGCTCTTCACTGAGCTAATCATGTCCTCTGGCTCCGGCTCTGGCTCCACCTTCACTTCTTTTTTGTTCTCCTTCTTAGCAcccccttctttctttttctcgcCTTTGAGCccagaagaaaaaacaagtgTCAAATTTAAACAAACGGAACTAAATCGactaacatttacatttttgggatatcaataaaaaactaaaaggcTGAAAGAAGATGTTCCGCTCTCTGGTattttgacaataaaaacatttataatcAATGCTTAACTTAACAAGTTGTACTGATGAAGCCTACCTTTGCCCTCCATCTCCTTTCGCATCTGCTTCTCTGCCCTCTTGCGGTCATTGACCTCTTTCAGCATTGCCAGACGCTCCTTCCACACCTCAGCGGACCGTTGCTGCATTGCATCGACATGGTCTTCAACCGAGTATGTCATGAGTATGCGGTGGCACAGTGCAACCAGTAGGCTGACCTTCTCTTCGGGGCTCAGCTCAAACACCTCGATTGTCTCAAGTTTTTCTAAGAACTCACTGGTCACTACATCATCAAAGCCAGCCAAAGCCCCAGAGTCCACTGAGCCCCGGGCACTCTCCTCACCATGGGCGTCACACGGTCTCAGGCACAATCTTGCCAGCTCTGACACTGAGTGCATAGTGAGGGGGATCTCAGATAAGGGCATATCAAGCTCACTGTAGCCTTCTGCCAGCTCGTCCTGCAGCAGCGTCTGAAGCAGCACCACCAGTACGCGGTTCAGGTAGAGGAAGCCAGATCGCTCCCCGGCCAGGGCTTCCATCAGAGCCCCAGCTGTGATGGGGTACTGGTCATCTGGCATCAGCAGCCCTGCATAGCAGTGGAGGAAGTCCACAACCATAGCCACGTCACCAAACAGGGTGTTGGGCAGCCCCTCTGGCATGTCTACAAGTTTGAACGTCGGCAGGGTCTTGCCACCTTCAATCTCCTGGTCCTCATATCGGCGTGATTGTTCTCGGCGGACAAGCATCTCCTTCTCACGCCTCTCCTTGGCCTTTTCTCGAAGTTTCTCCTTGACTTCCTCGCgccttttctttgtctcttcctgtttttcctCTTCACTCATGGCTGCCCAGCGCTTCTTTTGCTCTAGTAGCTCCCAGCGTTTCTGCACCAGCTCTTTGAGCTCCTCTGGCAGCCGGCCCCGATCATCTGGGGACAAGGTCTTTGCCGCCTTGGAGATGAGGCCAGAAAGGGAGTTCTTTTTGTCCTCTTTGCCCTTGTTTTCCTTATAGTAACGTAGAAGGTGGAGAGCCATAGGGTGCAGTGGCTTCCCCAGTTTAGGCGTACCCATGCTGGTACTACGGGCTCTCTTCTTAGGGCTCCCAGCAGGGGCGCTCTTAGCTAGATGCAGCAGAGTCATCTGCTTCATCTTCGGTGTCTTAGCACCTGCTTTATCGTCCTTTTTAGAAGCTTTGAGGACGTTGAGCTTCTTATCACCGCTCTTTCcagttttctttccttctttcttgtCCCCGGACTTCCTGCCCAATTTTGGTGTGGAAGGAGCTGACCCTTTGCCTTCTCCTTTCTTTGGAGATCCCGAGTTCTTCATCTTGAGAGGGGagccattcatttttattttctgaaatacAGTCAAAATGAGCCAATTAATCaaagttttgagaaaaaaaaagggatgcaACATAGTTATTAAGTAATTGAAAAAAACCCTGAGACATGATAATGTGCATACAAGCCAGCTAACCTGCATGTGGCCCCAAATGGTTGGACTAAGGGGCATGCCTAAAgagtctttcttctttttccttttcttttctcccttctCATTTCCTGAATCATCTCCTGGGGTGTCAGGGGTCTTCAGCTTCTTGTTAGGTTTACACTCTGGAGATGACAAGCTCTTACGCTTTGCAGAGGGATTCTCGGCTAAAAActttagacaaaaacaaaaaagtgagcTAAGAACcagcaaacatttttaaatttgagtaatatgcaaaaagaaattacCATGAGTAAGTTACCTTGTGTGGATCAAGAAGAAAGTCACTGAATTTGCTGGGCAAGTTAAATTTTTTCACCAGTTCATCTTCAACCACCCAGGGAGCACTCTCTCCCATGCCCAGCCTCAGAGCATAGTGCCGGATAAAGTAGCGTATGATCTCCTTCGTTGGAGGGCGCTCCGTTCTGTTAAGACTGTCTGCCGGGACATCACTGATCACCTAGGAGACGAGTCGGTGGGAAAGATTTAGCGTCAACTTACAAAAATGCTTACTTTGTGTAGCTCTCAAAAGATCACGAAACAAGCATTAAGACTGGTTATTGACCAGGCTGCCAAATTTCATCACATTTGGCACAATAAAGTACAGAAGAGTAATATACCGTCATGGGTTTTAAGACAAGACTAATTTTTCTCTGGGACGCAGAAGGAAAAGAAGTTCAGACACTTATTGTTGACAACAAGATACAGACCTTATCCTCGTTGACGAGCTTCACGTCGTACTTATGAGGAAGGAATTTGGGCATCAcccatttcttcttttcttccttcatggCAGTGGGAAGTTTCCTTGGTGAACGTCGTGCTCGGTCACCTAATAGGAAGTAAAATAGTGTCATGTGTAacaaatgagattttttttccccaagcatgcagaaaaaaagtgatcaGAACATGAAGTGGATTAACCGGAGAAATTAAACCATTTTATCTAAGCAAATTATTATGGGCCTACAAACAATAACTAAACAATATACCACCCGTCATGTGGTTTAAAAGGGATGCATTTATAAACAGGAAGTGTGGTTTTATCCATGCTGCATGGCTACAATatcattttttcttcaaaactctTTGTTTACACTATTTATGCAGTGACTGGTACTCACTGAGACTCTCCCTCCTGTTCTCCTCCTCTCGGGGAGGAGGTTCCTTCCTCTGGTTCTCCTGACTTGCATTCTCCTTGTCGCTAGATGGAGAATCACAGGCACCTTCAAGCTTCTTCTCTCCCATCTCGCCCTCTGGGTTTTCTTGGGGATGGATCTTCACCACCTTTACTTGCAAACTTTTGTCCTTCCCTACCTGAAGTGGAAAAGTCTTGTGAGCATCTCAGAATACACCAAGTGTAAATTCTCAATTAAACACCTGCTGGATGGTTATTGTTAAAGTTTTACATTAGTGCAAAGTCATGAGAATTAGCAgagattatattatatatttattatatttcttaacacctcttaaaaaaacaaaatcaattgcTGCCTAGGAGGTTAAacattaa comes from Etheostoma spectabile isolate EspeVRDwgs_2016 chromosome 3, UIUC_Espe_1.0, whole genome shotgun sequence and encodes:
- the baz1b gene encoding tyrosine-protein kinase BAZ1B isoform X2 codes for the protein MAPLLGRKPYPLAKPLAEPPGPGEEVYIIEHTKEAFRNKEEYEARLQRYNERIWTCKSTGSNQLTHKEAWEEEQEVTELLQEEYPLWFEKPVLEMVHHNTVSLDKLVEMAWMEILTKYAVDEECDFLVGKDKSLQVKVVKIHPQENPEGEMGEKKLEGACDSPSSDKENASQENQRKEPPPREEENRRESLSDRARRSPRKLPTAMKEEKKKWVMPKFLPHKYDVKLVNEDKVISDVPADSLNRTERPPTKEIIRYFIRHYALRLGMGESAPWVVEDELVKKFNLPSKFSDFLLDPHKFLAENPSAKRKSLSSPECKPNKKLKTPDTPGDDSGNEKGEKKRKKKKDSLGMPLSPTIWGHMQKIKMNGSPLKMKNSGSPKKGEGKGSAPSTPKLGRKSGDKKEGKKTGKSGDKKLNVLKASKKDDKAGAKTPKMKQMTLLHLAKSAPAGSPKKRARSTSMGTPKLGKPLHPMALHLLRYYKENKGKEDKKNSLSGLISKAAKTLSPDDRGRLPEELKELVQKRWELLEQKKRWAAMSEEEKQEETKKRREEVKEKLREKAKERREKEMLVRREQSRRYEDQEIEGGKTLPTFKLVDMPEGLPNTLFGDVAMVVDFLHCYAGLLMPDDQYPITAGALMEALAGERSGFLYLNRVLVVLLQTLLQDELAEGYSELDMPLSEIPLTMHSVSELARLCLRPCDAHGEESARGSVDSGALAGFDDVVTSEFLEKLETIEVFELSPEEKVSLLVALCHRILMTYSVEDHVDAMQQRSAEVWKERLAMLKEVNDRKRAEKQMRKEMEGKGEKKKEGGAKKENKKEVKVEPEPEPEDMISSVKSRRLMSMQAKKEKEEMDRQNKERMEKEAEEERMRKQRAAVERAFQDGITKARLVMRRTPLGTDRSHNRYWLFSDVVPGLYIEKGWVHESINYSFTPPPEDKPADPDMEEEEDDESAAVNDSQGAEKDDGSIDGAICEGAQQGTAPDICIETTVPNQGQNLWFVCESTAELEELVESLHPQGVRESELKAKIQSRYQDILHSVHLTRKSKMALRTCDGYTELLNYLRSDIQEVASRLQKGGLGYLDDNIDIEDQLKDMESLKDFGECIITIQACVIKKFLQGFMAPKQKKKKKQGGEESSKAEEVDEEKRLAEEARVATAVEKWKTAIREAQTFSRMHVLLGMLDACIKWDMSAENARCKVCRRKGDDEKLILCDECNKAFHLFCLRPALYRIPDGEWLCPACQPTVARRGSRLRNYNQDTDDEEEDEEESEEEESEEEEEDEEENDYKAMGHSLRPRKKIKQSSSRQKSSKSKPKKQSSSSSQSSKQRTGPSSPADIDELVRQSSLSGVRRQALELERCEEILKKLMKFRYSWPFREPVSTEEAEDYLDIISQPMDFQTMLGKFSQGLYRHGQDFLEDLKLVFSNAEEYNQQGSSVLSCMVKTEQSFVELLQKLLPGLSYLRRRSRKRVSQAPATSEEEEEEAEEDEEETKKKKIQNGKSNRKKTRNVQGRREEESESGDEEEDDNGKRRSKRTSTTSGRKDYREQDSDGERDTRRTRQRGGRGDAGGASSDEDRSSQQRHSKRQKRS
- the baz1b gene encoding tyrosine-protein kinase BAZ1B isoform X1, with product MAPLLGRKPYPLAKPLAEPPGPGEEVYIIEHTKEAFRNKEEYEARLQRYNERIWTCKSTGSNQLTHKEAWEEEQEVTELLQEEYPLWFEKPVLEMVHHNTVSLDKLVEMAWMEILTKYAVDEECDFLVGKDKSLQVKVVKIHPQENPEGEMGEKKLEGACDSPSSDKENASQENQRKEPPPREEENRRESLSDRARRSPRKLPTAMKEEKKKWVMPKFLPHKYDVKLVNEDKVISDVPADSLNRTERPPTKEIIRYFIRHYALRLGMGESAPWVVEDELVKKFNLPSKFSDFLLDPHKFLAENPSAKRKSLSSPECKPNKKLKTPDTPGDDSGNEKGEKKRKKKKDSLGMPLSPTIWGHMQKIKMNGSPLKMKNSGSPKKGEGKGSAPSTPKLGRKSGDKKEGKKTGKSGDKKLNVLKASKKDDKAGAKTPKMKQMTLLHLAKSAPAGSPKKRARSTSMGTPKLGKPLHPMALHLLRYYKENKGKEDKKNSLSGLISKAAKTLSPDDRGRLPEELKELVQKRWELLEQKKRWAAMSEEEKQEETKKRREEVKEKLREKAKERREKEMLVRREQSRRYEDQEIEGGKTLPTFKLVDMPEGLPNTLFGDVAMVVDFLHCYAGLLMPDDQYPITAGALMEALAGERSGFLYLNRVLVVLLQTLLQDELAEGYSELDMPLSEIPLTMHSVSELARLCLRPCDAHGEESARGSVDSGALAGFDDVVTSEFLEKLETIEVFELSPEEKVSLLVALCHRILMTYSVEDHVDAMQQRSAEVWKERLAMLKEVNDRKRAEKQMRKEMEGKGEKKKEGGAKKENKKEVKVEPEPEPEDMISSVKSRRLMSMQAKKEKEEMDRQNKERMEKEAEEERMRKQRAAVERAFQDGITKARLVMRRTPLGTDRSHNRYWLFSDVVPGLYIEKGWVHESINYSFTPPPEDKPADPDMEEEEDDESAAVNDSQGAEKDDGSIDGAICEGAQQGTAPDICIETTVPNQGQNLWFVCESTAELEELVESLHPQGVRESELKAKIQSRYQDILHSVHLTRKSKMALRTCDGYTELLNYLRSDIQEVASRLQKGGLGYLDDNIDIEDQLKDMESLKDFGECIITIQACVIKKFLQGFMAPKQKKKKKQGGEESSKAEEVDEEKRLAEEARVATAVEKWKTAIREAQTFSRMHVLLGMLDACIKWDMSAENARCKVCRRKVLRQSPSVLKLMESRPRSKQGSSDRLRAGQTSSVRQVYMLSWQNHRPTGDDEKLILCDECNKAFHLFCLRPALYRIPDGEWLCPACQPTVARRGSRLRNYNQDTDDEEEDEEESEEEESEEEEEDEEENDYKAMGHSLRPRKKIKQSSSRQKSSKSKPKKQSSSSSQSSKQRTGPSSPADIDELVRQSSLSGVRRQALELERCEEILKKLMKFRYSWPFREPVSTEEAEDYLDIISQPMDFQTMLGKFSQGLYRHGQDFLEDLKLVFSNAEEYNQQGSSVLSCMVKTEQSFVELLQKLLPGLSYLRRRSRKRVSQAPATSEEEEEEAEEDEEETKKKKIQNGKSNRKKTRNVQGRREEESESGDEEEDDNGKRRSKRTSTTSGRKDYREQDSDGERDTRRTRQRGGRGDAGGASSDEDRSSQQRHSKRQKRS